In Actinomadura citrea, a single window of DNA contains:
- a CDS encoding TROVE domain-containing protein, with the protein MARDPLASISTIQTPQNRPIPGRETEQVRNNAGGYGFAKDLWTRLEDFLILGTTGGTYYVGEDKLTADNAQVVFDAIAADGVRVVDLATEISTARPPRPPKNRPALFVLAAAAARGDADTRQAVKASLAKVARTTDHFASFFGYWKNLGGKATGNGTAPVIGRAMRTAFASWFLNGDVDQVAWRVCKARQRKTPAGEAFALRDALRLAHPKADSPARRALFGWIAGNVSDGDARALVPAVDAFLAAQAVTSVADAIDVVQDRGVPWEFLPDTVLTDAGVWGELVDTIGMTALIRNLSRMTRIGTLTPMGDATRRATERLTNADALAKARIHPMDLFLALRVHGGGHAYPNPRADVQHWTPVPAIVDALEEAYELSFGHMEPSGRRLLIAVDSSGSMSYHRITSGGAPLGSCYEVANAMAVILNRIEGSNAHVIDVDTSVHASRVTKRTNLREISQWRPSGGGTDLSLPFQWAQQQRLNVDGVVVFTDNETWAGRQHPSQALAAYRQAVNSDVRVVVAAMAANGHRIGDPRDEGVLNMAGLDASLPMVVNGFIR; encoded by the coding sequence ATGGCCCGTGACCCTCTCGCGTCGATCTCCACCATCCAGACGCCGCAGAACCGGCCGATCCCCGGCCGCGAAACCGAGCAGGTCCGCAACAACGCCGGCGGCTACGGGTTCGCGAAGGACCTGTGGACCCGACTGGAGGACTTCCTCATCCTCGGCACCACCGGCGGCACCTACTACGTCGGCGAGGACAAGCTCACCGCCGACAACGCACAGGTCGTGTTCGACGCGATCGCCGCGGACGGTGTCCGTGTTGTGGATCTCGCGACGGAGATCTCCACGGCGCGTCCGCCGCGGCCTCCGAAGAACCGTCCCGCGCTGTTCGTCCTCGCCGCTGCGGCGGCTCGTGGTGACGCGGACACCCGGCAGGCCGTGAAGGCGTCGCTGGCGAAGGTCGCACGGACCACGGACCACTTCGCGTCGTTCTTCGGGTACTGGAAGAACCTCGGCGGTAAGGCCACTGGTAACGGGACGGCGCCGGTGATCGGGCGGGCGATGCGGACTGCGTTCGCGTCGTGGTTCCTCAACGGCGACGTCGACCAGGTCGCGTGGCGGGTGTGCAAGGCACGGCAGCGCAAGACCCCCGCGGGTGAGGCGTTCGCGCTGCGGGATGCTCTCCGCCTCGCGCACCCCAAGGCGGACTCGCCGGCACGGCGAGCCCTGTTCGGGTGGATCGCCGGGAATGTCTCCGACGGGGACGCCCGCGCGCTGGTGCCCGCGGTGGACGCGTTCCTGGCGGCGCAGGCTGTCACCAGCGTGGCCGACGCGATCGACGTCGTGCAGGACCGTGGCGTGCCGTGGGAGTTCCTCCCCGACACGGTTCTCACCGACGCGGGCGTGTGGGGCGAGCTCGTCGACACGATCGGGATGACCGCACTGATCCGGAACCTGTCCCGGATGACGCGGATCGGGACGCTGACCCCGATGGGGGACGCGACCCGGCGCGCCACCGAGCGGCTCACGAACGCCGACGCGCTCGCGAAGGCGCGGATCCACCCGATGGACCTGTTCCTCGCCCTGCGCGTTCACGGGGGCGGCCACGCGTATCCGAACCCGCGCGCCGACGTGCAGCACTGGACGCCGGTGCCCGCAATCGTCGACGCGCTCGAGGAGGCGTACGAGCTGTCGTTCGGGCACATGGAGCCGTCCGGCCGGCGCCTGCTTATCGCGGTCGACTCCTCGGGGTCCATGAGCTACCACCGCATCACCTCGGGTGGTGCACCGCTCGGGTCCTGCTATGAGGTCGCGAACGCGATGGCGGTCATCCTGAACCGGATCGAAGGGTCCAACGCTCACGTCATCGACGTCGACACCAGCGTCCACGCATCCCGGGTGACGAAGCGGACGAACCTGCGGGAGATCTCCCAGTGGCGGCCGTCGGGTGGCGGCACGGACCTCTCGCTGCCGTTCCAGTGGGCGCAGCAGCAGCGTCTCAATGTCGACGGGGTGGTCGTGTTCACCGACAACGAGACGTGGGCCGGCCGTCAGCATCCGTCGCAGGCGCTCGCCGCCTACCGGCAGGCCGTGAACAGCGACGTGCGGGTCGTGGTGGCGGCGATGGCTGCGAACGGGCACCGCATCGGTGACCCCCGCGACGAGGGCGTGCTGAACATGGCGGGCCTGGACGCCTCGCTGCCGATGGTGGTGAACGGCTTCATCCGTTGA
- a CDS encoding UTRA domain-containing protein has protein sequence MRLSAALPSLRAPRPEAGPPDRLTAGVRRRPAALQGQQVKRAGVRPMTELVKVGEVDPPAEIAELFGLAGDEKVLIRRRHMFANDVLIPIAVSYIPMRYAGSVDLAMPDTGPSGICDSPTAVTARFASTRTSRFRSPTVEEQKLLSYGWAAGPVNGGRDPGRPDP, from the coding sequence GTGCGCCTTTCCGCAGCGCTGCCTTCGCTGCGAGCCCCACGGCCGGAGGCTGGGCCGCCCGATCGCCTCACCGCGGGCGTCCGCCGCAGACCAGCCGCGTTGCAGGGTCAGCAGGTCAAACGCGCAGGCGTCCGCCCGATGACAGAGTTAGTGAAGGTCGGGGAGGTCGACCCGCCGGCCGAGATCGCGGAACTCTTCGGGCTCGCCGGAGACGAGAAGGTTCTGATCCGCCGTCGGCACATGTTCGCCAACGACGTGCTTATCCCAATCGCGGTCTCCTACATCCCCATGCGGTATGCCGGCAGCGTCGACCTGGCGATGCCTGACACCGGCCCTTCCGGGATCTGCGACTCGCCGACCGCGGTAACGGCCCGGTTCGCTTCGACGAGGACATCGAGGTTCCGGTCGCCCACAGTGGAAGAGCAGAAGCTCCTCTCATACGGCTGGGCGGCAGGACCCGTGAACGGCGGGCGGGACCCCGGCCGTCCGGACCCGTGA
- a CDS encoding o-succinylbenzoate synthase: MRVYSIPMRTRFRGVTRREGALLQGPAGWGEFSPFAEYGPAECARWLAAAREAAREGWPAPVRDRIPVNATIPAVGPERAFAMTRESGCRTAKVKVAERGQTDADDLARVEAVRAAIGPEGRVRIDANGAWDVDRAARMIRSLDRWELEYAEQPCATLEELAAVRRRVDVPIAADESIRRAEDPLKVRAAGAADVAVLKVQPLGGVAASLRVAEACGLPVVVSSAVETSVGLAAGVALAAALPELRYACGLGTLSLLEGDVVRDPLRPVAGELEVRRPAVDEEALRRWEAPGASWRSRALAAQAHLDGPAVVEVAP; encoded by the coding sequence GTGCGGGTGTACTCCATCCCGATGCGGACGCGGTTCCGTGGCGTGACGCGGCGGGAGGGCGCCCTGCTGCAGGGCCCCGCCGGCTGGGGGGAGTTCTCTCCGTTCGCCGAGTACGGGCCGGCCGAGTGCGCCCGCTGGCTGGCCGCGGCCCGCGAGGCCGCGCGGGAGGGCTGGCCGGCGCCCGTCCGCGACCGGATCCCGGTGAACGCGACGATCCCGGCGGTCGGCCCGGAGCGGGCCTTTGCGATGACGCGCGAGTCCGGCTGCCGGACCGCGAAGGTGAAGGTCGCCGAGCGCGGCCAGACCGACGCCGACGACCTGGCCCGGGTGGAGGCCGTTCGCGCGGCGATCGGCCCGGAGGGCAGGGTCCGGATCGACGCGAACGGCGCCTGGGACGTCGACCGCGCCGCCCGGATGATCCGGTCGCTGGACCGGTGGGAGCTGGAGTACGCCGAGCAGCCCTGCGCGACGCTGGAGGAGCTGGCGGCGGTGCGCCGGCGTGTGGACGTGCCGATCGCGGCGGACGAGTCGATCCGCCGCGCCGAGGACCCGTTGAAGGTGCGCGCGGCGGGCGCCGCCGACGTTGCGGTGCTGAAGGTGCAGCCCCTCGGCGGGGTCGCGGCGTCGCTGCGCGTCGCGGAGGCGTGCGGGCTGCCGGTGGTGGTGTCGAGCGCGGTGGAGACGTCGGTGGGGCTGGCGGCCGGGGTGGCGCTGGCCGCCGCCCTGCCGGAGCTGCGGTACGCCTGCGGGCTGGGGACGCTGTCGCTGCTGGAGGGCGACGTCGTGCGCGATCCGCTGCGTCCGGTCGCGGGGGAGCTCGAGGTGCGCCGGCCGGCGGTGGACGAGGAGGCGCTTCGCCGCTGGGAGGCGCCCGGCGCGTCCTGGCGGAGCCGGGCGCTGGCCGCGCAGGCCCATCTGGACGGCCCCGCGGTGGTCGAGGTGGCGCCGTGA
- the menD gene encoding 2-succinyl-5-enolpyruvyl-6-hydroxy-3-cyclohexene-1-carboxylic-acid synthase gives MNPATALASVLVDELQRCGMTDVVLAPGSRSAPLALALHAAEEAGLLRLHVRIDERSASFLGLGMAKRSGRPVALVCTSGTAAANFHPAVVEAHESGVPLIVITADRPPELRDTGANQTIDQVKLYGTAVRWSAEIGVPENRPGMVAYWRSLVSRAWGLAQAPVPGPVHVNAAFREPLIPDGDETWCEPLDGDATGAWTKVRPATPGSVLHVPPTRRGVLVVGDGAVNVKRYVAAASMAGWPVLSEPNGNARYGDHALSSHHFLLGVPEFVERHRPEVVVTLGKPGLSRPLLSLLRRAEEHIVLAPDLAHWPDPVRSATQVAPEVEIPVVSGDDVWLKSWRAADQAAAAAVDAVLDAVPEVSEPRLARDMAATLPGGSLLFTAASMPIRDLDQVMRPRRGIRIMANRGASGIDGLVSSAMGAALVHSGRSYALLGDLAFLHDQNGLIMGPRERRPDLAILVVNNQGGGIFSLLPQAALRGPFERVFGTPHQVDLEAVAAAHGVPYRRLAAAADLPKALAGDGLRIIEARTDREANAALHADLRKAAQAAVRDVLG, from the coding sequence GTGAACCCGGCGACCGCGCTGGCGAGCGTCCTGGTCGACGAGCTGCAGCGCTGCGGGATGACCGACGTGGTGCTGGCGCCGGGGTCGCGGTCGGCGCCGCTGGCGCTGGCGCTGCACGCGGCCGAGGAGGCCGGCCTCCTGCGGCTGCACGTGCGGATCGACGAGCGGTCGGCGTCGTTCCTCGGGCTGGGCATGGCGAAGCGGTCGGGGCGGCCGGTCGCGCTGGTGTGCACGTCGGGGACGGCGGCGGCGAACTTCCATCCGGCGGTGGTGGAGGCGCACGAGTCCGGCGTCCCGCTCATCGTGATCACGGCGGACCGGCCGCCGGAGCTGCGCGACACGGGCGCGAACCAGACGATCGACCAGGTGAAGCTGTACGGGACGGCGGTGCGGTGGAGCGCCGAGATCGGCGTCCCGGAGAACCGTCCGGGAATGGTGGCGTACTGGCGGTCGCTGGTGAGCCGCGCATGGGGGCTGGCGCAGGCGCCCGTCCCCGGGCCGGTGCACGTGAACGCGGCGTTCCGCGAGCCGCTGATCCCCGACGGTGACGAGACGTGGTGCGAGCCCCTGGACGGGGACGCGACCGGCGCGTGGACGAAGGTGCGTCCGGCGACGCCGGGGTCGGTGCTGCACGTCCCGCCGACGCGGCGCGGCGTCCTGGTGGTCGGCGACGGCGCGGTGAACGTCAAGCGGTACGTGGCGGCGGCGTCGATGGCCGGCTGGCCTGTGCTCTCCGAGCCGAACGGCAACGCCCGCTACGGCGACCACGCGTTGTCGTCGCACCACTTCCTGCTCGGCGTCCCGGAGTTCGTGGAGCGGCACCGTCCCGAGGTGGTCGTGACGCTGGGCAAGCCGGGACTGTCGCGCCCGCTGCTGTCGCTGCTGCGCCGCGCGGAGGAGCACATCGTCCTGGCGCCGGACCTGGCGCACTGGCCCGATCCGGTCCGGTCGGCGACGCAGGTGGCGCCCGAGGTCGAGATCCCGGTGGTGTCGGGCGACGACGTGTGGCTGAAGTCGTGGCGGGCGGCCGACCAGGCCGCGGCCGCGGCGGTGGACGCCGTCCTGGACGCCGTCCCGGAGGTGAGCGAGCCGCGGCTGGCCCGCGACATGGCCGCCACGCTGCCGGGCGGGTCGCTGCTGTTCACCGCGGCGAGCATGCCGATCCGCGACCTGGACCAGGTGATGCGGCCGCGGCGCGGCATCCGGATCATGGCCAACCGGGGCGCCAGCGGCATCGACGGGCTGGTGTCCTCGGCGATGGGCGCGGCGCTGGTGCACAGCGGCCGCTCCTACGCCCTGCTCGGCGACCTGGCGTTCCTGCACGACCAGAACGGCCTGATCATGGGGCCGCGGGAGCGTCGTCCCGACCTGGCGATCCTCGTGGTGAACAACCAGGGCGGGGGGATCTTCTCGCTGCTGCCGCAGGCGGCGCTGCGCGGCCCGTTCGAGCGGGTCTTCGGCACCCCGCACCAGGTGGACCTGGAGGCGGTGGCCGCCGCGCACGGCGTCCCGTACCGGCGGCTCGCCGCGGCCGCGGACCTGCCGAAGGCGCTGGCGGGGGATGGGCTGCGGATCATCGAGGCCCGCACCGACAGGGAAGCGAACGCGGCCCTGCACGCCGACCTCCGCAAGGCCGCCCAGGCGGCCGTCCGCGACGTCCTCGGCTGA